The Malus sylvestris chromosome 12, drMalSylv7.2, whole genome shotgun sequence genome contains a region encoding:
- the LOC126592452 gene encoding myb-related protein 2-like isoform X2: MMYHHQLQHHHQNEHQHQHQHQHQGKNIIHSSASSSRISMPNIPSERHLFLQQGDQNNPAGDSGLVLSTDAKPRLKWTLDLHERFIEAVNQLGGADKATPKTVMKLMGIPGLTLYHLKSHLQKYRLSKNLHGGHVTSGPTKIGTVPVSEAGERLISEANGSQMSTMSIGIAPQSNKGLHLNETLEMQIEVQRRLHEQLEVQRHLQLRIEAQGKYLQSVLEKAQETLGRQNLGTVGLEAAKVQLSELVSKVSLNSAFTELKELQGLCPQKTQTNQQPTDCSIDSCLTSCEGLRRDQDQIHSSGMPLRPNYSGRAAALLEHKEAAQDQPPMLQNTQLNLCDDLKENMFLSSISKDAEKRMFPAATRSSDLSMSIGLQGENWNIDSKGRDTDGSFLGRTNSRADSAKVEGAKVSQGYRSVPYFAAKLDLNAHDDNDTSSSCRQFDLNGFSWS; this comes from the exons ATGATGTACCATCATCAGCTgcagcaccaccaccaaaacgaacaccaacaccaacaccaGCACCAGCACCAAGGAAAGAACATCATCCACTCTTCTGCTTCTTCAAGTAGAATATCGATGCCTAACATCCCTTCTGAAAGGCATTTGTTTCTACAGCAAGGTGACCAAAATAACCCTGCAGGAGATTCAGGCCTTGTCCTCTCAACCGATGCCAAACCTCGACTCAAATGGACCCTCGATCTCCATGAGCGATTTATCGAAGCAGTTAACCAGCTTGGAGGAGCAGACA AGGCTACTCCGAAAACAGTTATGAAACTTATGGGGATTCCAGGGCTTACATTATACCACTTAAAGAGTCATCTTCAG AAGTACAGGCTTAGCAAGAATCTGCATGGAGGACATGTTACTAGTGGCCCCACCAAAATTG GTACAGTTCCAGTTTCAGAGGCAGGAGAAAGATTAATATCCGAAGCAAATGGAAGTCAGATGAGCACTATGAGCATTGGCATTGCACCCCAATCAAACAA AGGCTTACATTTAAATGAAACACTAGAGATGCAAATTGAAGTCCAGAGAAGGCTACATGAGCAACTTGAG GTTCAGCGGCACTTGCAACTTCGTATAGAGGCTCAAGGAAAATACCTACAGTCTGTGCTGGAGAAAGCCCAGGAGACACTAGGAAGACAAAACTTAGGTACAGTGGGACTTGAAGCTGCCAAAGTTCAACTCTCTGAGCTGGTGTCCAAAGTATCCTTGAACTCTGCTTTCACAGAGCTCAAAGAACTACAGGGATTGTGCCCTCAGAAAACGCAAACAAACCAGCAGCCCACCGATTGCTCAATCGACAGTTGCCTAACTTCCTGCGAAGGATTGAGAAGGGACCAGGACCAGATACACAGCAGTGGAATGCCTCTAAGACCTAATTACAGTGGCAGGGCAGCAGCACTCTTGGAACATAAAGAGGCTGCACAAGATCAGCCGCCAATGCTCCAAAACACCCAACTTAATTTGTGTGATGATCTGAAAGAGAACATGTTTCTTTCCTCCATAAGTAAGGATGCAGAAAAAAGAATGTTCCCTGCCGCAACAAGGTCTAGTGACTTATCCATGAGCATTGGACTACAAGGAGAAAACTGGAATATCGATAGCAAAGGAAGAGACACAGATGGAAGCTTTCTAGGCCGTACGAACAGCAGGGCTGATTCAGCTAAAGTCGAGGGTGCGAAAGTTTCTCAAGGATATAGATCAGTGCCTTACTTTGCAGCAAAACTAGACCTAAATGCTCATGATGATAATGATACTTCTTCAAGTTGCAGACAGTTTGACTTGAATGGCTTCAGCTGGAGCTAA
- the LOC126592452 gene encoding myb-related protein 2-like isoform X1: MMYHHQLQHHHQNEHQHQHQHQHQGKNIIHSSASSSRISMPNIPSERHLFLQQGDQNNPAGDSGLVLSTDAKPRLKWTLDLHERFIEAVNQLGGADKATPKTVMKLMGIPGLTLYHLKSHLQKYRLSKNLHGGHVTSGPTKIGTGTVPVSEAGERLISEANGSQMSTMSIGIAPQSNKGLHLNETLEMQIEVQRRLHEQLEVQRHLQLRIEAQGKYLQSVLEKAQETLGRQNLGTVGLEAAKVQLSELVSKVSLNSAFTELKELQGLCPQKTQTNQQPTDCSIDSCLTSCEGLRRDQDQIHSSGMPLRPNYSGRAAALLEHKEAAQDQPPMLQNTQLNLCDDLKENMFLSSISKDAEKRMFPAATRSSDLSMSIGLQGENWNIDSKGRDTDGSFLGRTNSRADSAKVEGAKVSQGYRSVPYFAAKLDLNAHDDNDTSSSCRQFDLNGFSWS, translated from the exons ATGATGTACCATCATCAGCTgcagcaccaccaccaaaacgaacaccaacaccaacaccaGCACCAGCACCAAGGAAAGAACATCATCCACTCTTCTGCTTCTTCAAGTAGAATATCGATGCCTAACATCCCTTCTGAAAGGCATTTGTTTCTACAGCAAGGTGACCAAAATAACCCTGCAGGAGATTCAGGCCTTGTCCTCTCAACCGATGCCAAACCTCGACTCAAATGGACCCTCGATCTCCATGAGCGATTTATCGAAGCAGTTAACCAGCTTGGAGGAGCAGACA AGGCTACTCCGAAAACAGTTATGAAACTTATGGGGATTCCAGGGCTTACATTATACCACTTAAAGAGTCATCTTCAG AAGTACAGGCTTAGCAAGAATCTGCATGGAGGACATGTTACTAGTGGCCCCACCAAAATTG GTACAGGTACAGTTCCAGTTTCAGAGGCAGGAGAAAGATTAATATCCGAAGCAAATGGAAGTCAGATGAGCACTATGAGCATTGGCATTGCACCCCAATCAAACAA AGGCTTACATTTAAATGAAACACTAGAGATGCAAATTGAAGTCCAGAGAAGGCTACATGAGCAACTTGAG GTTCAGCGGCACTTGCAACTTCGTATAGAGGCTCAAGGAAAATACCTACAGTCTGTGCTGGAGAAAGCCCAGGAGACACTAGGAAGACAAAACTTAGGTACAGTGGGACTTGAAGCTGCCAAAGTTCAACTCTCTGAGCTGGTGTCCAAAGTATCCTTGAACTCTGCTTTCACAGAGCTCAAAGAACTACAGGGATTGTGCCCTCAGAAAACGCAAACAAACCAGCAGCCCACCGATTGCTCAATCGACAGTTGCCTAACTTCCTGCGAAGGATTGAGAAGGGACCAGGACCAGATACACAGCAGTGGAATGCCTCTAAGACCTAATTACAGTGGCAGGGCAGCAGCACTCTTGGAACATAAAGAGGCTGCACAAGATCAGCCGCCAATGCTCCAAAACACCCAACTTAATTTGTGTGATGATCTGAAAGAGAACATGTTTCTTTCCTCCATAAGTAAGGATGCAGAAAAAAGAATGTTCCCTGCCGCAACAAGGTCTAGTGACTTATCCATGAGCATTGGACTACAAGGAGAAAACTGGAATATCGATAGCAAAGGAAGAGACACAGATGGAAGCTTTCTAGGCCGTACGAACAGCAGGGCTGATTCAGCTAAAGTCGAGGGTGCGAAAGTTTCTCAAGGATATAGATCAGTGCCTTACTTTGCAGCAAAACTAGACCTAAATGCTCATGATGATAATGATACTTCTTCAAGTTGCAGACAGTTTGACTTGAATGGCTTCAGCTGGAGCTAA